The Desulfomicrobium apsheronum genome has a window encoding:
- a CDS encoding FAD binding domain-containing protein: MVQNYVFPATVSEAVTVLSTNRGKARIIAGGTDLMLELQDGKNTCDVLVDLTQIAELKNITEENGFIRIGASVTHAQAAKSELVLKHAPALAQACRKVGSLQIRNMGTIIGNIVTGNPAADAAVALACLETTAEITTQEGMQTMPLEDMYAGVCLSCIDSCCQVVTHVRFPVKQKGQGSAYLRMEQRKALALPMLAVSAMVELDGDAFKWARVLIAPVGAGPQHALDAEEFLKGAPVTSATMAEAGQLARNQAMFRSSAIRGSKEYRMGVLPVFIERVLQAAVEDARKA, encoded by the coding sequence ATGGTTCAAAACTACGTTTTCCCGGCGACCGTATCCGAAGCGGTCACGGTCCTCAGCACCAACAGGGGGAAGGCCCGGATCATCGCCGGTGGCACCGACCTCATGCTGGAACTGCAGGATGGCAAAAACACCTGCGACGTACTGGTGGATCTCACCCAGATCGCGGAACTCAAAAACATCACCGAAGAGAACGGGTTCATCCGTATCGGTGCGAGCGTCACCCACGCCCAGGCGGCCAAATCCGAGCTGGTCCTGAAACACGCGCCGGCCCTGGCCCAGGCCTGCCGGAAGGTCGGGTCCCTGCAGATCCGCAACATGGGCACCATCATCGGTAACATCGTCACCGGAAACCCCGCCGCCGACGCCGCCGTGGCCCTGGCCTGCCTCGAAACCACGGCCGAGATCACCACCCAGGAAGGCATGCAGACCATGCCGCTCGAAGACATGTACGCCGGCGTCTGCCTGTCCTGCATCGACAGCTGCTGCCAGGTCGTGACCCACGTCAGATTTCCCGTGAAGCAGAAAGGCCAGGGCTCGGCCTACCTGCGCATGGAACAGCGCAAGGCCCTGGCCCTGCCCATGCTCGCCGTCTCGGCCATGGTCGAACTCGACGGCGACGCATTCAAATGGGCCCGGGTCCTCATTGCTCCAGTGGGCGCAGGACCGCAGCACGCCCTCGACGCCGAGGAATTCCTCAAAGGCGCTCCCGTCACGAGCGCGACCATGGCCGAAGCCGGGCAACTGGCCCGCAACCAGGCCATGTTCCGCAGCAGCGCCATCCGCGGTTCCAAGGAATACCGGATGGGAGTCCTGCCCGTTTTCATCGAACGGGTCCTTCAAGCGGCAGTCGAAGACGCCCGCAAAGCATAA
- a CDS encoding (2Fe-2S)-binding protein, translating into MPNQIISFRLNGEVIEIAVSPAEMLLDVLREKMHLTGTKRGCGKGECGACTIIFNGKAMNACLIPAMRAQGADIQTIEGVEGEGGLHPLQQSFIDKGAVQCGFCTPGMIMSAKALLDKNKSPSKDQIREAVGGNICRCTGYVKIEEAVEDAARNLRANAVKGGDL; encoded by the coding sequence ATGCCGAACCAGATCATTTCATTTCGACTCAACGGCGAGGTCATCGAAATCGCTGTCTCCCCCGCGGAGATGCTCCTCGATGTGCTCCGCGAGAAAATGCACCTCACAGGCACCAAGCGCGGCTGCGGCAAGGGCGAGTGCGGCGCGTGCACCATCATTTTCAACGGCAAGGCCATGAACGCCTGTCTCATCCCGGCCATGCGCGCCCAGGGCGCGGACATCCAGACCATCGAAGGCGTCGAGGGTGAAGGCGGCCTGCACCCGCTGCAGCAGAGCTTCATCGACAAGGGCGCGGTCCAGTGCGGCTTCTGCACCCCGGGCATGATCATGTCGGCCAAGGCCCTGCTGGACAAGAACAAGTCCCCCTCCAAGGACCAGATCCGCGAAGCCGTCGGCGGGAACATCTGCCGCTGTACGGGCTACGTCAAAATCGAGGAAGCGGTGGAGGACGCCGCGCGCAACCTGCGGGCCAACGCCGTCAAGGGAGGAGACCTATGA
- a CDS encoding xanthine dehydrogenase family protein molybdopterin-binding subunit → MSQFEYVGKSVNRRDGVDKTTGRGLFTTDIFLPGMLFAKVLRSPHPHARIVSIDTSEAEKLPGVKAVMTHKNGPKNLFNAAVPMFLTIPQLERVLDQLLFDEIVRHVGDEVAAVAATSEAVAEKALALIKVEYEILPAVFDPLEAMKPEAPELHPGKGCTPEGRNIPAEIVKIPYNDVEKGLAESDVIIEETFELPVVKQVQMETQAAVAQVDGDGNVTVWSTTQTPHPSRAILGKIFDIPAGKIRVLAPPYVGGGFGVRIGLSGKAEPIAMGLALLAKRPVKMIYTRKEDFIASDTRHSGYVTIKLGAKKDGTFQALDMKAVLNTGAFCTFGAELPGVCGAMTLAIYRIPHQRYFGHSVYTNCTSAGAMRGFGNPQGNLAMEQAVDMMAEKLGMDPMELRKKNIMRPGDPWCLPYPCGTSELPECIRQGAESIGWSRRGKLNEPGSVKLRGLGMAVGTHVSNAWPFCVDYDNAYVTIQSDGSAQVASGVPDIGTGTSTSLVQIAAETLGMNMDNVGLTYGDTLGTPFDIGSHASRTCYAAGTAIKAAAADARKQILDYAAGYFNIPAERLEIRKGIIAPMAESLGECSGSGLCQLEEVKEGKGNSVTMEELAYHAHVRNKQFIGVGRIVPENAPPWHACFAEVEVDTRTGQVRVVKLTAAHDVGRAINPMIVEGQIEGGAVQGIGYALSEEITYNDKGRQQQYSMHNYMLPTAEDTPEIHSIIVESHDPTGPFGAKGAGECSLVCPASAIANAVADATGYRFKKIPMTPERVFKALNS, encoded by the coding sequence ATGAGCCAGTTCGAATATGTCGGAAAAAGCGTCAACAGGCGCGACGGCGTGGACAAGACCACGGGCCGCGGCCTCTTCACAACGGACATCTTCCTGCCGGGAATGCTCTTCGCCAAGGTCCTGCGCAGCCCGCACCCACACGCACGCATTGTCAGCATCGACACCTCCGAGGCCGAGAAACTGCCCGGCGTCAAGGCCGTCATGACCCACAAGAACGGCCCCAAAAACCTCTTCAACGCCGCTGTGCCCATGTTCCTGACCATCCCGCAGCTGGAGCGGGTGCTGGATCAGTTGCTCTTTGACGAGATCGTGCGCCACGTAGGTGACGAAGTGGCCGCCGTGGCCGCCACCAGCGAGGCCGTCGCGGAAAAGGCCCTGGCCCTCATCAAGGTCGAATACGAAATCCTGCCCGCAGTTTTCGATCCGCTGGAGGCCATGAAGCCAGAGGCTCCCGAACTGCATCCCGGCAAGGGCTGCACTCCCGAGGGCAGGAACATCCCGGCCGAGATCGTAAAAATCCCCTACAACGACGTGGAGAAGGGCCTCGCCGAATCCGACGTGATCATCGAAGAGACCTTCGAGCTGCCCGTCGTGAAGCAGGTTCAGATGGAGACCCAAGCCGCCGTGGCCCAGGTCGATGGTGACGGCAACGTGACCGTGTGGTCCACCACCCAGACTCCCCACCCCTCACGGGCCATCCTCGGCAAGATCTTCGACATCCCGGCCGGCAAGATCCGTGTCCTGGCTCCACCTTACGTGGGCGGCGGCTTCGGCGTGCGTATCGGCCTGAGCGGCAAGGCCGAGCCCATCGCCATGGGCCTGGCCCTGCTGGCCAAGCGGCCCGTCAAGATGATCTACACCCGCAAGGAGGACTTCATCGCCTCCGACACGCGCCACTCCGGCTACGTCACGATAAAGCTCGGAGCCAAGAAGGACGGCACCTTCCAGGCCCTGGACATGAAGGCCGTCCTCAACACGGGCGCCTTCTGCACCTTCGGCGCGGAGCTGCCCGGCGTGTGCGGGGCCATGACCCTGGCCATCTACCGTATCCCGCACCAGCGCTACTTCGGCCACAGCGTATACACCAACTGCACCAGCGCCGGCGCCATGCGCGGCTTCGGCAACCCCCAGGGCAACCTGGCCATGGAACAGGCCGTGGACATGATGGCCGAAAAGCTCGGCATGGATCCCATGGAACTGCGCAAGAAGAACATCATGCGCCCCGGCGATCCGTGGTGTCTGCCGTACCCATGCGGAACGTCGGAGCTGCCCGAATGTATTCGCCAGGGTGCCGAGAGCATCGGCTGGTCGCGCCGCGGCAAACTCAATGAGCCCGGCTCGGTCAAACTGCGCGGCCTGGGCATGGCCGTCGGCACGCACGTCAGCAACGCCTGGCCCTTCTGCGTCGACTACGACAACGCCTACGTGACCATCCAGTCAGACGGCTCGGCCCAGGTAGCCTCGGGCGTGCCGGACATCGGCACGGGTACGAGCACCAGCCTGGTACAGATCGCGGCCGAGACCCTGGGCATGAACATGGACAACGTCGGCCTGACCTACGGCGACACCCTGGGCACGCCCTTCGACATCGGCAGTCACGCCAGCCGCACCTGCTACGCCGCCGGCACGGCCATCAAGGCAGCCGCGGCCGACGCCCGCAAGCAGATCCTGGATTACGCCGCCGGCTACTTCAACATCCCGGCCGAACGCCTGGAGATCAGAAAAGGCATCATCGCCCCCATGGCCGAAAGCCTCGGCGAGTGCTCGGGCTCGGGCCTGTGTCAGCTCGAAGAGGTCAAGGAGGGCAAGGGCAACTCCGTGACCATGGAGGAACTGGCCTACCACGCCCACGTCCGCAACAAGCAGTTCATCGGCGTCGGCCGCATCGTGCCCGAGAACGCCCCGCCATGGCACGCCTGCTTCGCCGAGGTCGAGGTGGACACCCGCACGGGTCAGGTCCGCGTGGTCAAGCTGACCGCCGCCCATGACGTCGGCCGAGCCATCAACCCCATGATCGTGGAAGGCCAGATCGAGGGCGGCGCGGTGCAGGGCATCGGCTACGCCCTGAGCGAGGAGATCACCTACAACGACAAGGGCCGCCAGCAGCAGTACAGCATGCACAACTACATGCTGCCCACGGCCGAGGACACTCCCGAAATCCACTCCATCATCGTGGAGTCGCACGACCCGACCGGCCCGTTCGGGGCCAAGGGCGCGGGCGAATGCAGCCTGGTCTGCCCGGCGTCGGCCATCGCCAACGCCGTGGCCGATGCCACAGGCTACCGCTTCAAGAAGATCCCGATGACACCGGAGCGCGTGTTCAAGGCCTTGAATTCATAA
- a CDS encoding SphA family protein: MKKLLLAATMATFVMMGSAALAGSGHYVSGVEGIKAATLPPEGIYWRMYNVLYTADDLRDKNGKEVDVDFDVNVYALVNRLIYSSGVEILGGNLVADIVVPLVYTDISMKAGGMTLFDDNEFGLGDILIEPAVLAWHGPRWDAALGIGVYLPTGDFDADEPASPGKGFWTGMLTAGATFYFDEAKTWSISALSRYEIHSEQEDTDVTYGNDFHFEWGLGKTLAKTWDVGLAGYCRWQLTDDSGPGTTNDREEAYAIGPEVSVFVPDWGLGVSLRSLWEFENKVNSQGNVTTLMIMKAF; the protein is encoded by the coding sequence ATGAAAAAACTGCTGTTAGCCGCCACGATGGCGACCTTCGTGATGATGGGATCAGCCGCCCTGGCCGGATCGGGCCATTATGTAAGTGGCGTGGAGGGCATCAAGGCCGCGACCCTGCCGCCCGAAGGCATCTACTGGCGCATGTACAACGTGCTCTACACGGCCGACGACCTGCGGGACAAGAACGGCAAAGAGGTCGACGTGGACTTCGACGTCAATGTCTACGCCCTGGTCAACCGCCTCATCTATTCTTCGGGCGTCGAGATCCTCGGCGGCAACCTCGTGGCCGACATCGTCGTGCCCCTGGTCTACACCGACATCTCCATGAAGGCCGGCGGCATGACGCTCTTCGACGACAACGAGTTCGGCCTGGGCGACATTCTCATCGAGCCGGCCGTTCTGGCCTGGCACGGCCCGCGCTGGGACGCGGCCCTGGGCATTGGCGTGTACCTGCCCACGGGCGACTTCGACGCCGACGAACCGGCCAGCCCCGGCAAGGGCTTCTGGACCGGCATGCTCACGGCCGGCGCGACTTTCTATTTCGACGAGGCCAAGACCTGGTCGATCTCCGCCCTGTCCCGCTACGAGATCCACTCGGAGCAGGAGGACACGGACGTCACCTACGGCAACGACTTCCATTTCGAATGGGGCCTGGGCAAGACCCTGGCCAAAACCTGGGATGTGGGCCTGGCCGGTTACTGCCGCTGGCAACTCACCGACGACAGCGGTCCCGGCACCACGAACGACCGCGAGGAAGCCTACGCCATCGGCCCTGAAGTCAGCGTCTTCGTGCCCGACTGGGGTCTGGGCGTATCCCTGCGTTCCCTGTGGGAGTTCGAGAACAAGGTCAATTCCCAAGGCAACGTGACCACCCTCATGATCATGAAAGCATTCTAA
- a CDS encoding sulfide/dihydroorotate dehydrogenase-like FAD/NAD-binding protein, translated as MFTIVNREEMAGGTVILNEIEAPRIAAKARPGQFLILKANENGERIPLTMAETDPEKGTVTVIYMVVGKSTELFRRLGVGDAYQDVIGPLGQPTHIEPGKNVICVGGGTGVAVLHPIARGMKQAGCDVTSIIGSRNKDLLILEDKMRLASTALHVCTDDGSYGRKGFVTEVLKEKLEAGGVDQVVAIGPVPMMKFVSLMTKEYGVPTMVSLNPIMIDGTGMCGGCRVTVGGETKFGCVDGPEFDGHQVDFDELILRLRAYTEQECCSHELCKCEGRH; from the coding sequence ATGTTCACCATAGTCAACAGAGAGGAGATGGCCGGAGGCACGGTCATTTTAAACGAGATCGAGGCCCCGCGCATCGCGGCCAAGGCCAGGCCGGGGCAGTTCCTGATCCTGAAAGCGAACGAGAACGGCGAGCGCATCCCGCTGACCATGGCCGAGACCGACCCCGAAAAGGGCACGGTCACCGTCATCTACATGGTCGTGGGCAAGAGCACGGAGCTCTTCCGGCGCCTTGGGGTCGGCGACGCCTACCAGGACGTCATCGGCCCGCTGGGCCAGCCCACGCACATCGAACCCGGAAAGAACGTGATCTGCGTGGGCGGCGGCACCGGCGTGGCAGTACTGCACCCCATCGCCCGCGGCATGAAGCAGGCCGGGTGCGACGTCACGTCCATCATCGGCTCCCGCAACAAGGACCTGCTCATACTGGAGGACAAGATGCGCCTGGCCTCCACGGCCCTGCACGTCTGCACCGACGACGGTTCCTACGGCCGCAAGGGTTTCGTGACCGAAGTGCTGAAGGAGAAGCTTGAAGCCGGCGGCGTGGACCAGGTCGTGGCCATCGGCCCGGTGCCCATGATGAAGTTCGTGTCCCTCATGACGAAGGAATACGGAGTGCCGACCATGGTCAGCCTCAACCCCATCATGATCGACGGCACGGGCATGTGCGGCGGGTGTCGCGTGACCGTGGGCGGCGAGACCAAGTTCGGCTGCGTGGACGGGCCCGAGTTCGACGGCCACCAGGTGGATTTCGATGAGCTCATCCTGCGCCTGCGGGCCTACACCGAGCAGGAGTGCTGCAGCCACGAACTCTGTAAATGCGAAGGGAGGCACTAG
- the gltA gene encoding NADPH-dependent glutamate synthase produces the protein MAAEKTPRQAMPEQPPLVRARNFEEVPLGYTAEQAVAEAGRCLQCKNPACVQGCPVNVDIPDFIKHIAAGEFDKAIGKIWERNSLPAVCGRVCPQEIQCEGNCLLGRKGEAVAIGNLERFAADWERRHHVCELPSRDVATGKRVAVVGSGPSSLTVASDLILKGHEVSLYEAFHKPGGVLVYGIPEFRLPKDIVGAEVACLQAQGVSLECDVVVGRTVTVDELFEQGFNAVYLGVGAGLPKFMNIPGENLVGVLSANEYLTRANLMKAYLFPEVDTPIPRGKRVAVLGGGNVAMDSARTAMRLGADKVSLVYRRSREEMPARKAEIHHAEEEGLDFQLLCNPVRYLGDDKGRLTGIECIRMELGEPDASGRRRPVEVPGSEFTVECDLAIVAIGSEANPLLTRSTPDLPLNKWGYVTANTDTGKTGKKGVWAGGDIVTGAATVILAMGAGRKAADSIHEYLTWGW, from the coding sequence ATGGCCGCTGAAAAAACACCCAGGCAGGCCATGCCCGAGCAGCCGCCGCTGGTCCGGGCCCGCAACTTCGAGGAAGTGCCCCTGGGCTACACTGCCGAACAGGCCGTGGCCGAGGCCGGCCGCTGCCTGCAGTGCAAAAACCCGGCGTGCGTGCAGGGCTGTCCCGTGAACGTCGACATCCCGGACTTCATCAAGCACATCGCCGCCGGCGAGTTCGACAAGGCCATCGGCAAGATCTGGGAACGCAACAGCCTGCCGGCCGTGTGTGGCCGGGTCTGCCCCCAGGAGATCCAGTGCGAGGGCAACTGCCTGCTGGGCCGCAAGGGCGAGGCCGTGGCCATCGGCAACCTGGAGCGCTTCGCCGCGGACTGGGAGCGCAGGCACCACGTCTGCGAGCTGCCCTCCCGCGACGTGGCCACGGGCAAGCGCGTGGCCGTGGTCGGCTCGGGCCCGTCCAGCCTGACCGTGGCCAGCGACCTGATTCTCAAGGGCCACGAAGTCAGCCTATACGAAGCCTTCCACAAGCCCGGCGGCGTGCTCGTCTATGGCATCCCGGAGTTCCGGCTGCCCAAGGACATCGTCGGCGCCGAGGTGGCCTGCCTGCAGGCCCAGGGCGTGAGCCTTGAGTGCGACGTGGTCGTGGGACGCACCGTGACCGTGGACGAACTCTTCGAACAGGGCTTCAACGCCGTGTACCTGGGCGTTGGCGCCGGCCTACCGAAGTTCATGAACATCCCGGGCGAGAACCTGGTCGGCGTGCTCTCGGCCAACGAATACCTGACCCGGGCCAACCTGATGAAGGCCTACCTCTTCCCCGAAGTGGACACGCCCATCCCGCGCGGAAAGCGCGTGGCGGTTTTGGGCGGCGGCAACGTGGCCATGGACAGCGCCCGCACGGCCATGCGCCTGGGCGCGGACAAGGTCAGCCTGGTCTACCGTCGCTCCCGCGAGGAGATGCCGGCGCGTAAGGCCGAGATCCATCACGCCGAGGAGGAGGGGCTTGATTTCCAGCTCCTGTGCAACCCGGTGCGCTACCTGGGCGACGACAAGGGCCGCCTGACGGGCATCGAGTGCATCCGCATGGAACTGGGCGAACCCGACGCGTCGGGCCGCAGGCGGCCGGTGGAGGTGCCGGGCTCGGAGTTCACGGTCGAATGCGACCTGGCCATCGTGGCCATCGGCTCCGAGGCCAACCCGCTGCTGACCCGCTCCACGCCGGACTTGCCGCTCAACAAATGGGGCTACGTCACGGCCAACACGGACACGGGCAAGACGGGCAAGAAGGGCGTCTGGGCCGGAGGCGACATCGTCACCGGCGCGGCCACGGTCATCCTGGCCATGGGCGCGGGCCGCAAGGCCGCCGACTCCATCCACGAATACCTGACCTGGGGCTGGTAA
- the yqeB gene encoding selenium-dependent molybdenum cofactor biosynthesis protein YqeB: MNLSERIIAIKSGGEMASAVVWRLYHARMRRIVILETPHPLAVRRTVSFCEAVHDGTCMVEDVRGVRVDGPEQIEAVWAAGDVPVLIDPTWKSLEAIRPDVLIDAIIAKRNLGTGMNDAPLVIGMGPGFTAGRDAHLVVETNRGHNLGRIITEGEAAPNTGIPGSIGGFSKERVLRAPVPGKLVWDCSLGDLVEKGQVLGHVAGSPVTAEIPGLLRGQIRPNGHVSQGLKLGDIDPRGDLSYLHTISDKGRALGGAVLECVMRVYN; the protein is encoded by the coding sequence ATGAATCTGAGCGAACGGATCATCGCCATCAAGAGCGGCGGAGAAATGGCATCGGCCGTGGTCTGGCGGCTGTACCACGCGCGCATGCGGCGCATCGTCATCCTGGAGACGCCCCACCCCCTGGCCGTGCGGCGCACGGTCAGCTTCTGCGAAGCCGTGCACGACGGGACCTGCATGGTCGAGGACGTGCGCGGGGTGCGCGTGGACGGCCCGGAACAGATCGAAGCGGTCTGGGCCGCCGGCGACGTGCCCGTGCTGATCGACCCCACCTGGAAAAGCCTTGAAGCCATCAGGCCCGACGTACTCATCGACGCCATCATCGCTAAGCGCAACCTGGGCACGGGCATGAACGACGCGCCCCTGGTCATCGGCATGGGGCCGGGCTTCACGGCCGGCAGGGACGCCCATCTCGTCGTCGAGACCAACCGCGGCCACAACCTGGGCCGCATCATCACCGAAGGGGAGGCGGCCCCGAACACGGGCATCCCCGGCTCCATCGGCGGCTTCTCGAAAGAACGCGTGCTGCGCGCCCCCGTGCCGGGCAAGCTCGTCTGGGACTGCAGCCTCGGGGATCTGGTGGAGAAGGGGCAGGTCCTCGGACACGTCGCGGGATCTCCGGTCACGGCGGAAATACCCGGCCTCCTGCGCGGCCAGATCCGCCCCAACGGCCATGTGTCCCAGGGCCTCAAACTCGGGGACATCGACCCCAGAGGCGACCTTTCCTACCTGCACACCATCTCGGACAAAGGCCGCGCCCTGGGCGGCGCCGTGCTGGAATGCGTCATGAGGGTGTACAATTGA
- the yqeC gene encoding selenium cofactor biosynthesis protein YqeC, with the protein MPGTMAEALDLPGQGLLAIVGAGGKTTAMYRLAAELTGRGLRVACTTTTRIFPPEPHQASLILAENNERLLSHCRDATSPGLPVCLAWAVDGGKLMGLTPDFIHNLTNAGIFDWILVEADGARCMPLKAPAAHEPVIPARSTHVLAVAGLTAIGGPLDERHVCRSARFAELGGLAPGARVTPASVALICAHPEGMFKGAPENAVRLLWLNQADMPRALDHGREVLGLLRDASALPQRACIGAAGTLTFKTEVWP; encoded by the coding sequence ATGCCGGGGACCATGGCCGAGGCCCTGGACCTCCCAGGGCAGGGCCTGCTGGCCATCGTCGGCGCGGGCGGCAAGACCACGGCCATGTACCGTCTGGCCGCGGAACTGACCGGGCGCGGGCTGCGGGTGGCCTGCACGACCACGACGCGCATCTTCCCCCCCGAGCCGCACCAGGCCAGCCTCATCCTGGCCGAGAACAACGAGCGGCTCCTGAGCCATTGCCGGGACGCCACGTCCCCGGGCCTTCCCGTCTGCCTAGCCTGGGCCGTGGACGGCGGCAAGCTCATGGGGCTCACGCCGGACTTCATCCACAACCTGACGAACGCGGGAATCTTCGACTGGATCCTGGTCGAGGCCGACGGCGCGCGCTGCATGCCCCTCAAGGCTCCGGCCGCGCACGAGCCGGTCATCCCGGCGCGCAGCACCCATGTGCTGGCCGTGGCGGGCCTGACGGCCATAGGCGGCCCGCTGGACGAAAGGCATGTCTGCAGAAGCGCGCGCTTCGCGGAGCTGGGGGGCCTCGCTCCCGGAGCCCGCGTCACGCCGGCCTCCGTGGCGCTGATCTGCGCGCACCCCGAAGGCATGTTCAAGGGCGCACCGGAAAACGCCGTGCGCCTGCTGTGGCTAAACCAAGCCGACATGCCGCGCGCCCTGGACCACGGCCGCGAGGTCCTCGGACTGCTGCGCGACGCCAGCGCCCTGCCGCAGAGGGCCTGCATCGGCGCGGCCGGCACCCTCACCTTCAAGACGGAGGTCTGGCCGTGA
- a CDS encoding nucleotidyltransferase family protein codes for MSVRGVILAAGLGRRMGAVKQLLPLHGLPLLQHVIDAARASSLEHVLLVLGNAHGEILPKINASGIAVAVNPDFAAGQSTSVRTGLLNGPDADGVMFLLGDQPLVGTALIDTLVECFLAERPMAVVPVHQGRPGNPAVIGRELMRRASALTGDIGARRLLKEHARHVREVEVDDPALLRDVDTMDDYLALLATQQPDSDEIFRP; via the coding sequence GTGAGCGTGCGTGGCGTAATCCTCGCGGCCGGGCTGGGACGGCGCATGGGCGCGGTCAAGCAACTCCTGCCCCTGCACGGCCTGCCGCTGCTGCAGCACGTCATCGACGCGGCCCGGGCCTCGAGCCTCGAACATGTGCTGCTGGTCCTGGGCAACGCCCACGGGGAAATCCTGCCGAAGATCAACGCGAGCGGCATCGCCGTGGCCGTGAACCCGGACTTCGCCGCAGGCCAGAGCACGTCGGTGCGCACCGGCCTGCTTAACGGGCCCGACGCCGACGGCGTCATGTTCCTGCTCGGCGACCAGCCCCTTGTCGGCACCGCGCTCATCGACACGCTCGTCGAATGTTTCCTGGCCGAGCGCCCCATGGCCGTCGTCCCGGTCCATCAGGGCCGGCCCGGCAACCCCGCCGTCATCGGCCGCGAACTGATGCGCCGTGCGTCCGCGCTGACCGGCGACATCGGCGCGCGGCGTCTCTTGAAGGAGCACGCCAGGCATGTGCGGGAGGTGGAAGTGGACGACCCCGCGCTCCTGCGCGACGTGGACACCATGGACGATTACCTGGCCTTGCTCGCCACGCAGCAGCCGGACTCGGACGAAATTTTCAGACCCTGA
- a CDS encoding molybdopterin-binding protein, with protein MKTIAVEHAVGTVLCHDITKIVPGGGKGPAFRRGHVVREEDIPALLDIGKANLYVFDPADGYVHEDTAAIRLSRAAAGQGIAFSEPQEGKVTLTASHDGLLCIDVDGLTRLNDIQDVSFGTIHRHQRVKPGRVLAGTRVVPLVVPEALMQEAEAVCAEHSPLIEVRPLRHAQVGVVTTGSEIFHGRIKDGFGPLLRAKFDDLGSEVVDQVFVSDMVGMTADAITSLVRQGADFIAVTGGMSVDPDDQTPAAIRATGAEVISYGAPTYPGAMFMLAYLDDVPVLGLPGCVMYYKASIFDLVVPRLLAGERLTRRDIVALGHGGLCENCGTCRYPACGFGK; from the coding sequence ATGAAGACCATCGCAGTCGAACACGCCGTGGGAACAGTGCTGTGCCATGACATCACGAAAATCGTGCCGGGCGGCGGAAAGGGTCCGGCCTTCCGGCGCGGCCACGTGGTGCGCGAGGAGGACATCCCGGCCCTGCTCGATATCGGCAAGGCCAACCTGTACGTCTTCGACCCGGCCGACGGCTACGTGCACGAGGATACGGCCGCCATCCGCCTGTCCCGCGCTGCGGCTGGCCAGGGCATCGCCTTCAGCGAACCCCAGGAGGGCAAAGTCACCCTGACCGCGTCCCACGACGGACTGCTGTGCATCGACGTCGACGGGCTGACGCGCCTGAACGACATCCAGGACGTGAGCTTCGGGACCATCCACCGCCATCAGCGCGTGAAGCCTGGCCGCGTCCTGGCCGGCACGCGGGTCGTCCCGCTGGTCGTGCCCGAGGCGCTCATGCAGGAGGCCGAGGCGGTCTGCGCCGAACACAGCCCGCTCATCGAGGTCAGGCCTCTCAGGCACGCGCAGGTCGGCGTGGTCACCACGGGCAGCGAGATCTTCCACGGCCGCATCAAGGACGGCTTCGGCCCGCTGCTGCGCGCCAAATTCGACGACCTCGGAAGCGAGGTCGTGGACCAGGTCTTCGTCTCGGACATGGTGGGCATGACCGCCGACGCCATAACGTCCCTGGTCCGCCAGGGCGCGGATTTCATCGCCGTGACCGGCGGCATGTCCGTGGACCCCGACGACCAGACCCCGGCGGCCATCCGCGCCACCGGCGCCGAGGTCATCTCCTACGGCGCCCCCACCTACCCCGGCGCCATGTTCATGCTGGCCTACCTGGACGACGTCCCCGTCCTGGGACTGCCCGGCTGCGTCATGTACTACAAGGCCAGCATCTTCGATCTGGTGGTCCCCCGCCTCCTGGCCGGCGAACGCCTCACCCGGCGGGACATTGTGGCCCTGGGCCACGGCGGCCTGTGCGAGAATTGCGGAACATGCAGATACCCGGCCTGCGGGTTCGGAAAGTGA
- a CDS encoding PilZ domain-containing protein, with protein MSIFKHSGPRKNTKISFRTDDETLDQLKSICRIENRTISSLIESVLTEYVLIHENGSQADQEKRLSPRKKCSIPAVILSDKNNQQSYFNCLIKSLSANSAQLVFKKIPDEENFYSDFFILFKLPKNDHPLLVSSKLIRSKCLENECMIVAKINCDTISDSELLQKYLLKIEFAENNDNKRHLLPNNQ; from the coding sequence ATGAGCATTTTCAAACATTCAGGTCCACGTAAAAATACAAAAATTTCCTTTCGGACCGACGATGAGACGCTCGATCAACTCAAATCGATTTGTAGAATTGAAAACAGAACGATTTCATCTTTGATAGAGAGCGTACTTACAGAATATGTACTTATCCATGAAAATGGCTCACAAGCTGATCAAGAAAAAAGACTGTCTCCACGAAAAAAATGCTCCATTCCAGCTGTAATATTATCTGATAAAAATAATCAACAATCTTATTTCAACTGTTTGATAAAGAGTCTTTCAGCAAATTCAGCCCAACTTGTTTTTAAAAAAATTCCTGATGAAGAAAATTTTTACAGTGATTTTTTTATCCTTTTCAAATTGCCAAAAAATGACCATCCACTACTTGTTTCTAGCAAACTGATTCGTTCTAAATGCTTAGAAAATGAATGTATGATTGTGGCGAAAATCAACTGTGATACTATTTCTGATAGCGAATTGTTGCAAAAATATTTATTAAAAATTGAATTTGCAGAAAATAACGACAACAAAAGACATCTGTTACCCAATAATCAATAA